CTGCATGCTATAATGCCCATCCAATGGTTGCTTTTTCCATGTTTGACTAGCCAATAGCATTTAGgttgctttttcttttttttttttttttaataattggaaggggcattatttgggcattatctccactacaccactttatgctataatgccccatgctgactgggttgCCACGtatcggataatgccccatggtgaggGCATTATAACaagttaccactacacatggtcttatgaACAAAGACAAGACCTTGACATAAAAAAAAAAGGAACAAATCATAAACATGCAACAAGAATATGATGATTGAAAAGAAAAGAAgccaaacacaaaaaaaatatcCACTTCTCCCCACATGACAATTGAGTCCACCACATTAACTAATCtggtccatcacaagttcacaaCATGGATCAGAAAATCCCTGCTGGGACCCACTAAACCCCCCATGGCCCCACCAAATTAAAAGCAGATGTACAAGTCTGGTTTATATTTGACCTCAAGTTAAGTGGAGAATCCCAAATTGGAATCTGATAACACCAAAAagaaaagcaaaaacaagaaaaagaaagataaAGATTTCTTTTTAgataaaaccttttttttttctttttttttcttatgcTACATAGAGCATGTCTTGCAAGTTGTAAGTTGCAATTTGCAAACTACAAGTGACTGTGTGTGTAAAATGACATTTTCAAGGTTAGTTATAGCATGAGAAGATTGATGTTAAACACACAAGATatcatcatcttttttttttcatttttagaaATGGGTATAAAAGTAATTTACTTGCTCTTTGTTTGTGTGGATTTTCAGGCTTAGTGACTATGGAGTTGCAGAAATAACATGGGAAAATGGTCAACCAGCCATGCATGGGTGTGGAATAACCAATGAAACACTAGAATCCATTGTTCATCATGCTacaacatgttacaacccaagtGAAAATCAACAAGTTGACCTACAAACAAGTCAAAATATACAAACAACACACAACATAAGCTCCAATGTTGCATCTTCTAGTGGCGCAGGCCCGAGTTACCGAAAGAAACGGCCCAGATCATCTGCAACTGTCCATGATCAATGTGCAAGAAAGTTGGGTTTGCAAGAAGATAATATTAGCAATAGCAAAGATAATGACACTACAATGATGACATGGCCCTCACCCGACTCGACGAATCAGAGCTTGAAGAGTAAAAACACGGATGATGACTCTGCTTGTCAACATGGATGGGTAAAAAGATTCAACTTTTTGATGAAAAATGGATGTTTGAGAACTTGGTATTTATTAAAAACTGTAAAGAATTCAGAATTAGTACAttattcatcatttttttttgtatttgaacagaagaatcaagaagaagaagaaagccgGAATGAGGGTGACACAATTCGATCGCAATCAAGTCGGCCAAGTAGAGCTGCAGCTATTCATAACCAATCTGAGCGGGTAATTTGTTTAAAAGTTTATTAATTAATGAAAGTAATTAAATAACTTTAAAACTTTTGAATCGTCTAGTGTGATCTTACACGGTATGTCATTATTTTAGAGACGAAGAGAAAGGATTAACCAGAAGATGAAAGCTCTACAGAAGCTGGTGCCTAATGCTAATAAGGTCAGTTCTTTGTgctgtttgacttttgaagtcaaTCCTACCAGATCcttttttcaaaattcatcttcatctttttaAAAACACAATACTAAGGCCTTTATACATGTAGCAAATAGCTTAAGTTAAAGGGGTTgtcaaaaagaattaaaaaaaaaaaatcatcactCTTTGTTCAAATTGGAGTTATAACTTAGTCTTTTTGACCTCATAAGTCAACAAAAGTATCTAAATTTGGGAACTGTTATATAGACGGATAAAGCTTCGATGTTGGACGAAGTGATAGATTACTTAAAGAAGCTACAAACACAAGTGCAGTTAATGAAAAGCATGTTGATTCCACCACCACAAATGATGATACCGGTACCCCTACAATTGCAACAACCGCAA
This is a stretch of genomic DNA from Helianthus annuus cultivar XRQ/B chromosome 16, HanXRQr2.0-SUNRISE, whole genome shotgun sequence. It encodes these proteins:
- the LOC110916786 gene encoding transcription factor UNE10, which translates into the protein MTFSRLSDYGVAEITWENGQPAMHGCGITNETLESIVHHATTCYNPSENQQVDLQTSQNIQTTHNISSNVASSSGAGPSYRKKRPRSSATVHDQCARKLGLQEDNISNSKDNDTTMMTWPSPDSTNQSLKSKNTDDDSACQHGWKNQEEEESRNEGDTIRSQSSRPSRAAAIHNQSERRRRERINQKMKALQKLVPNANKTDKASMLDEVIDYLKKLQTQVQLMKSMLIPPPQMMIPVPLQLQQPQHHLQISMLAQMGMGLGFQMGMPLPLQHPFMVPQTMASPWSHTIHNHPSTNTTNPFTDPHGVFPAQVCQESERR